A part of Candidatus Electrothrix aestuarii genomic DNA contains:
- a CDS encoding YeeE/YedE thiosulfate transporter family protein has translation MNESSLLGKARALYKQLCETEWNANMTGVLIAILSILIMVWWRPWGAVGAIRNWGDWILYGLSFGHTKEPTAALFSSGSVIGIGFVGGSFLSACLGGQFAFRFPPYREVVKAIIAGILMGVGSALAGGCNVGGMYNALGNLAANGFSMWLGIVIGVILGLWLLYKEMEYITWGSSGAWTVEVPRFAQTLVGLGALAALIWGAYQYSGYDGDHDVDYAASLSGILLIAAGLGYSMHRGRWCMIQGFREPHMTGDCTLAKSVALSIFILAIGGAVVKFAVPYSNEGVPVLAPVNYVRGTFGWVGIVGGFLFGLGGMLAGGCGSGTLWRVGEGQIKLWIVVPFFGIANALMDKWFKGMEFEIGGAKLNDLMVQAKLGLIGYDVEEIREAIEDAETITITGIEKAGYLGKYIYMPDAMGYGWTLGLIALSMAVWYIIVTWNEDSNKLIVPM, from the coding sequence ATGAATGAGTCTAGTTTGTTAGGCAAAGCAAGGGCGTTGTATAAGCAGCTCTGCGAAACCGAATGGAACGCCAATATGACCGGCGTCCTTATCGCTATTTTGAGCATTTTGATTATGGTCTGGTGGCGACCCTGGGGTGCGGTCGGTGCTATCCGTAACTGGGGTGATTGGATACTGTACGGCCTGAGTTTCGGACACACGAAGGAGCCGACAGCAGCGTTGTTCAGCTCCGGTTCCGTTATCGGTATCGGGTTTGTCGGCGGTTCCTTTCTTTCCGCCTGCCTTGGCGGTCAGTTCGCCTTCCGTTTTCCTCCGTACCGTGAGGTAGTGAAGGCCATTATTGCCGGTATCCTTATGGGCGTTGGTTCTGCTTTGGCCGGTGGTTGTAATGTAGGTGGTATGTATAATGCATTGGGGAATTTGGCTGCAAATGGTTTTTCCATGTGGCTCGGTATTGTGATCGGCGTTATCCTCGGGCTGTGGCTGCTCTATAAAGAAATGGAGTATATCACCTGGGGCTCAAGCGGAGCCTGGACTGTTGAGGTCCCTCGTTTTGCCCAAACTTTGGTTGGGCTTGGTGCCCTTGCCGCCCTGATCTGGGGTGCATATCAGTACAGCGGATATGATGGGGATCATGATGTCGATTACGCAGCCTCTTTGTCCGGTATCCTGTTAATTGCTGCCGGTCTCGGTTATTCCATGCATCGTGGGCGTTGGTGCATGATTCAGGGCTTCCGTGAGCCGCACATGACCGGTGACTGCACCTTGGCAAAATCTGTGGCCCTGTCTATCTTTATCCTGGCTATCGGCGGTGCTGTTGTAAAATTCGCAGTGCCGTACAGCAATGAGGGCGTGCCTGTTCTGGCACCTGTGAACTACGTGCGCGGAACCTTTGGTTGGGTTGGTATTGTTGGTGGTTTCCTGTTCGGGCTGGGCGGTATGCTGGCTGGCGGCTGCGGGTCAGGTACCCTCTGGCGCGTGGGCGAAGGCCAGATCAAGCTCTGGATCGTGGTGCCGTTTTTCGGTATTGCCAATGCCCTGATGGATAAATGGTTCAAGGGGATGGAGTTTGAGATCGGAGGAGCAAAATTGAACGATCTGATGGTTCAGGCTAAATTAGGCCTCATCGGTTACGATGTCGAGGAAATTCGGGAGGCCATTGAGGATGCTGAAACCATCACTATTACGGGTATTGAGAAGGCTGGTTACCTGGGTAAGTATATCTACATGCCTGATGCTATGGGATATGGCTGGACCCTTGGTCTGATCGCCCTGAGCATGGCAGTATGGTACATCATTGTTACCTGGAACGAGGACAGTAATAAGCTGATCGTTCCTATGTGA
- a CDS encoding sulfurtransferase TusA family protein, producing the protein MSDVKTAPEGLDVASVLDAKGLSCPMPLLRTKKEIGKIDTGKILQIDGTDPGSRNDIPGWCARAGHEYLGEKEETGYISFFVQKG; encoded by the coding sequence ATGAGTGACGTAAAGACTGCACCTGAAGGATTGGATGTTGCATCAGTACTCGACGCAAAAGGACTGAGCTGCCCCATGCCCCTGCTGCGCACCAAAAAAGAGATTGGTAAAATCGATACCGGTAAAATCCTGCAGATCGACGGAACAGATCCGGGTTCAAGAAACGATATCCCTGGCTGGTGTGCTCGTGCTGGTCACGAATACCTCGGAGAGAAAGAAGAAACAGGATACATTAGCTTTTTCGTTCAAAAAGGTTAA